A DNA window from Porphyromonas gingivalis ATCC 33277 contains the following coding sequences:
- a CDS encoding MBL fold metallo-hydrolase encodes MKIEQIYTGCLAQGAYYITSMGEAAIIDPLREITPYLERLKCDGVKLKYILETHFHADFVSGHLDLSRATGAPIVYGPTAKPGFDAIVAEDNQIFELGNVKIRVLHTPGHTMESSCFLLIDENGRETALFSGDTLFLGDVGRPDLAQKAANLTQEELAGLLYDSLYTKILPLSDDIIVYPAHGAGSACGKNMMQETVDSLGNQKRVNYALNQPSKEAFIASVIEGLLPPPAYFGGNVAMNKMGYDSIDNVMERGLSALSATDFEAIAETSDALVLDTRAPGVFAQGFIPRSINIGLDGDFAPWVGTMIVDVKQPLLLVADPGREQEVITRLSRVGFDQVLGYLDGGFDTWNTSGKEIDHVECITANEFAERFCPEESLVFDVRKESEYAAEHVEGAYSRPLAYINDWIQDIPRDRHFYLHCIGGYRSMIASSILLSRGYRNFTDIEGGFASIAQTGVPKTDYVCQSKVSKK; translated from the coding sequence ATGAAAATAGAACAGATTTACACAGGCTGCTTAGCCCAGGGTGCATACTACATCACTTCGATGGGAGAGGCTGCCATCATCGACCCACTGCGTGAAATCACGCCCTACCTCGAACGTCTCAAATGCGACGGGGTAAAGCTCAAATACATATTGGAGACGCATTTCCATGCCGACTTTGTGAGCGGACACCTTGATCTGAGCCGTGCCACAGGTGCTCCCATTGTTTATGGACCTACGGCTAAGCCCGGATTCGATGCGATAGTAGCTGAGGATAATCAGATCTTCGAGTTGGGTAATGTAAAGATCCGAGTGCTTCATACACCCGGACATACGATGGAAAGCTCTTGCTTCCTGCTTATCGACGAAAACGGACGCGAGACGGCTCTCTTCAGTGGCGACACACTCTTCCTGGGGGATGTCGGCCGTCCTGACCTGGCGCAGAAAGCAGCAAACTTGACACAGGAAGAACTGGCCGGCCTGCTCTATGATAGTCTCTACACCAAGATCCTCCCCTTGTCGGACGACATCATCGTATATCCGGCTCACGGTGCAGGATCGGCCTGTGGCAAGAATATGATGCAGGAGACAGTGGACAGCCTTGGCAACCAAAAGCGCGTTAATTACGCTCTTAATCAACCGAGCAAGGAAGCGTTTATAGCATCTGTGATAGAGGGCTTGCTGCCACCGCCGGCTTATTTCGGAGGCAATGTGGCTATGAACAAGATGGGATATGACAGCATCGACAACGTGATGGAGCGCGGACTCTCCGCCCTCTCGGCCACGGACTTCGAAGCGATAGCCGAAACGTCCGATGCTCTGGTGCTCGATACGAGAGCTCCCGGTGTGTTCGCCCAAGGCTTCATTCCTCGCTCGATCAACATCGGTTTGGATGGGGATTTCGCCCCTTGGGTCGGTACGATGATCGTAGACGTGAAGCAACCTCTGTTGCTTGTGGCAGATCCGGGACGTGAGCAGGAAGTGATCACAAGGCTCAGCCGTGTGGGATTCGATCAGGTACTGGGCTATTTGGATGGCGGATTCGATACATGGAATACCTCGGGTAAAGAAATCGACCACGTCGAATGCATTACGGCCAACGAATTTGCCGAACGATTCTGCCCTGAAGAGAGTCTCGTGTTCGATGTGCGCAAGGAGAGCGAATACGCAGCTGAGCACGTGGAAGGAGCTTATAGCCGTCCGCTCGCCTATATCAATGACTGGATACAGGATATTCCCCGAGACCGCCACTTCTATCTGCATTGTATAGGTGGATACCGCAGTATGATTGCATCCAGCATCCTACTCTCGCGAGGCTATCGTAATTTCACGGACATCGAAGGTGGATTCGCAAGCATTGCGCAGACCGGTGTTCCCAAAACGGACTATGTATGTCAAAGCAAAGTGTCAAAAAAATAA
- the rfbC gene encoding dTDP-4-dehydrorhamnose 3,5-epimerase — protein MNFIPTEIPEVVILEPRLFRDDRGYFFESFSRQEIETGIRPINFVQDNESASRYGVLRGLHFQKPPHAQSKLVRVVRGCVIDYAVDIRFGSPTFGKYVAVELSDTNFRQLFIPRGFAHGFVVLSDEVVFQYKCDNYYAPQSEGAIAWNDSNLDIDWKIPVEDIILSAKDQANPSWTELISSEDFRNLFPYNQDLYE, from the coding sequence ATGAATTTTATCCCCACCGAAATACCCGAAGTCGTTATCCTTGAGCCACGATTGTTCCGTGACGATCGAGGCTATTTCTTCGAATCATTCAGTCGCCAAGAGATAGAAACGGGTATTCGCCCCATTAATTTTGTACAAGACAACGAATCGGCATCCCGATATGGTGTACTAAGAGGGCTTCACTTCCAGAAACCTCCACATGCTCAGAGCAAGCTGGTACGAGTAGTACGTGGGTGTGTGATTGACTATGCCGTGGATATTCGCTTCGGATCGCCTACTTTCGGCAAATATGTAGCAGTGGAGCTTTCCGATACGAACTTCAGACAGTTGTTTATCCCGCGCGGATTCGCTCACGGTTTTGTCGTGCTAAGTGACGAAGTCGTATTTCAGTACAAATGCGACAACTACTATGCTCCACAAAGCGAAGGAGCCATTGCCTGGAATGATTCGAACTTAGATATTGACTGGAAAATCCCTGTAGAGGACATTATCCTCTCAGCTAAAGATCAGGCCAATCCGTCATGGACGGAATTGATATCGAGCGAGGATTTCCGGAATCTCTTCCCCTACAATCAAGACTTATACGAATGA
- a CDS encoding rhodanese-like domain-containing protein gives MLGLLKNLFSQSDDKALSEAIRNGAFLVDVRTPGEFASGSVAGAVNIPLDRIASRLNELKNKKTIIVFCRSGNRSSRAKSILERNGFSNVLDGGTWGHVASLKGDQ, from the coding sequence ATGTTAGGATTACTGAAAAATCTATTCTCGCAGTCTGACGATAAGGCTCTGAGTGAGGCTATTCGCAACGGCGCCTTTCTGGTCGATGTGCGTACGCCGGGTGAATTTGCATCAGGCAGTGTAGCCGGAGCCGTGAATATTCCGCTGGACCGGATAGCATCTCGCCTGAATGAACTAAAGAATAAGAAGACCATCATCGTCTTCTGTCGCAGCGGCAACAGAAGCAGCCGGGCCAAGAGCATTCTCGAACGCAACGGCTTCTCCAACGTACTCGATGGAGGCACCTGGGGGCATGTAGCCTCTCTGAAAGGCGATCAGTGA
- the gltX gene encoding glutamate--tRNA ligase, whose amino-acid sequence MDTINRRIRVRFAPSPTGPLHIGGVRTALYNYLFARQHGGDMILRIEDTDSNRFVPGAEAYIIEALEWLGIKFDEGVGYGGRFGPYRQSERRDIYRTYVRQLLDSGRAYIAFDTPEELEARRAEVPNFQYDATTRGQMRNSLTLPAEEVERLVAEGTQYVVRFLVEPNVDVEVNDLIRGRVVIDSSILDDKVLYKSADDLPTYHLANIVDDHLMEVSHVIRGEEWLPSAPLHVLLYRAFGWEDTMPRFAHLALLLKPEGNGKLSKRDGDRLGFPVFPLEWKDPQTGDISKGYRESGYLPEAVVNFLALLGWNPGNDQDVMSMDELIRLFDIEKCSKAGAKFDYEKGRWFNHQYIQRKDNAELAELFRPILRENGVVATDEKTAHVISLVKERVNFIGELWEQAGFFFIAPLSYDEKTVKKRWKEDTAKQLGELAELLDSHRSFAAEATEPTVKNWIETNGYHLGNIMNATRLALVGESKGPHIFDIMEVLGREETVGRIRRAIEILG is encoded by the coding sequence ATGGATACGATCAACAGGCGCATACGCGTACGTTTCGCTCCGAGTCCTACCGGGCCGTTGCATATAGGAGGGGTACGTACGGCTCTATACAACTATCTTTTCGCCCGTCAGCATGGAGGTGATATGATCCTGCGCATCGAGGATACGGACAGCAACAGATTTGTGCCCGGTGCCGAAGCGTATATAATAGAGGCATTGGAATGGCTCGGCATCAAATTCGACGAAGGTGTAGGCTATGGTGGCCGATTTGGCCCTTACAGGCAGAGCGAAAGGCGCGATATTTATCGCACATATGTTCGCCAACTACTGGATTCGGGACGGGCATATATCGCCTTCGATACGCCGGAGGAACTGGAAGCTCGGCGAGCCGAGGTGCCCAACTTCCAATACGATGCCACTACTCGTGGGCAAATGCGCAACTCTCTGACACTGCCTGCCGAAGAAGTGGAGCGTCTCGTTGCCGAGGGGACGCAGTATGTGGTTCGTTTCCTCGTGGAGCCGAATGTGGACGTAGAAGTGAACGACCTGATTCGCGGACGAGTGGTGATCGACTCTTCCATCCTCGATGACAAGGTGCTGTATAAAAGTGCCGACGACTTGCCCACCTACCATCTGGCCAATATCGTGGACGACCATCTGATGGAAGTGAGCCATGTGATACGTGGTGAGGAGTGGTTGCCCAGTGCACCACTTCATGTACTGCTCTATCGTGCTTTCGGTTGGGAAGATACGATGCCGAGATTTGCCCATTTGGCACTGCTGCTGAAGCCCGAAGGAAATGGTAAGCTGAGCAAACGCGATGGCGATCGTTTGGGATTTCCCGTATTTCCACTGGAGTGGAAAGATCCCCAAACGGGAGATATATCCAAAGGTTATCGTGAAAGCGGTTATCTGCCTGAAGCAGTGGTAAACTTCCTCGCGCTTCTGGGCTGGAATCCGGGCAATGATCAGGATGTCATGAGCATGGACGAATTGATCCGACTGTTCGACATCGAAAAGTGCAGCAAGGCCGGAGCCAAGTTCGACTACGAGAAAGGACGCTGGTTCAATCACCAATATATCCAGCGTAAGGACAATGCGGAGTTGGCCGAACTCTTCCGTCCCATCCTTCGCGAAAATGGAGTAGTGGCTACCGACGAGAAAACAGCTCATGTAATCTCCCTCGTCAAGGAACGTGTAAACTTTATCGGAGAGCTATGGGAGCAAGCCGGATTCTTCTTCATCGCACCGCTATCCTATGATGAAAAAACAGTGAAAAAACGCTGGAAAGAAGATACGGCCAAGCAGTTGGGCGAACTAGCCGAATTGCTGGACTCTCACCGATCGTTTGCAGCCGAAGCAACCGAACCCACTGTGAAGAATTGGATCGAGACCAATGGCTATCATCTCGGCAATATCATGAATGCCACTCGGTTGGCACTCGTGGGCGAGAGCAAGGGACCTCATATTTTCGACATCATGGAAGTGCTCGGGCGTGAAGAGACCGTTGGACGCATACGTCGTGCCATCGAAATCTTAGGCTGA
- the rfbD gene encoding dTDP-4-dehydrorhamnose reductase — MNRILVTGADGQLGSELRLLASADSRFVFTDLAELDIRDKDAVLRFMEEYSIGIIINCAAYTAVDKAEDDEASAEKVNHQAAAHLAAAAAKYDALLIHISTDYVFDGTANIPYREDIPTAPLGAYGRTKLKGEQAVLAADCRYMILRTSWLYSSFGNNFVKTMLRLTAERDTLNVVFDQVGTPTYAADLAAFIHRLAIGQLPVKTGLYHFSNEGVCSWFDFAVAIARMSGHTACRISPCHSDEYPTRVRRPHYSVLDKTLIKNTFDISIPHWQDSLAACLNLLKH; from the coding sequence ATGAACCGAATACTGGTAACCGGAGCCGATGGTCAGTTGGGTAGTGAACTTCGGTTGTTGGCTTCGGCTGACAGCCGTTTTGTTTTCACCGACTTAGCGGAACTGGATATTAGAGATAAAGATGCTGTCCTCCGTTTTATGGAGGAATATAGCATCGGGATCATTATCAACTGTGCCGCATATACAGCTGTGGACAAAGCTGAGGACGATGAAGCCTCTGCCGAGAAAGTCAATCACCAAGCTGCGGCTCATCTGGCAGCGGCTGCTGCGAAGTATGATGCCCTGCTGATACATATTTCTACGGATTATGTATTTGATGGTACGGCTAATATCCCCTATAGGGAAGACATCCCGACAGCTCCTCTCGGTGCATATGGCCGTACCAAGTTAAAAGGAGAACAGGCTGTGCTGGCAGCCGACTGCCGATACATGATACTGCGCACATCGTGGCTGTACTCATCGTTCGGCAATAATTTTGTGAAAACGATGCTTCGGCTGACAGCTGAACGCGATACATTAAACGTAGTCTTCGATCAGGTCGGTACTCCTACCTATGCTGCAGACTTGGCTGCTTTCATACACCGTCTGGCTATAGGACAACTGCCCGTTAAGACGGGGTTGTATCACTTTAGCAACGAAGGTGTATGCTCCTGGTTCGACTTTGCAGTGGCCATTGCCCGAATGAGTGGTCATACAGCATGCAGGATCAGCCCTTGCCATAGCGATGAATATCCGACGAGAGTAAGACGGCCGCATTATTCCGTCTTGGATAAGACGCTTATTAAAAACACTTTCGACATCAGCATCCCTCACTGGCAGGATTCTTTGGCTGCGTGTCTGAATCTGCTAAAACATTGA
- a CDS encoding LTA synthase family protein — translation MNICKRTIRTNSWWAFAYRMALAYFFFGIARGLFYLFNYRFFADMTAEQVWRAWMGGLRFDTASVLYLNALFILLSFLPFRFRTKRSYRILTDWTFFVPNALGLAAGLADCIYYPYTLKRTSSTVFSEFSHEGGGLIWHLLLNYWYMSLLAIVLVAAMVWLYHRVKPVRTYAEAKDSLHYYTIHVVALVAAIAFIVWGIRGGSFAKSWRPMTMSYANLSVDKVEHRALVLNTPYSIIRTIGKQGLEEKRFYASEKKLEQVFNPIHHLATDTTARFGQLRGRNVMVIIIESFARQYVGRLNQDIPDYKGYTPCFDSISQKGYLFEQAFANGRKSIDAMPSILSSLPSLRSHFITSHYSGNEIEGLGMALGRIGYHSIFLHGAPNGSMGFDAFVKQAGYKRYFGKTEYAHDEDFDGVWGIWDEPFLLHAVDELSRMKQPFVGTLFTLSSHEPFHIPSHREGLFPNEGEPLVQCIGYTDHALGEFFRKASRQTWFENTLFVITADHASGDLRPEYRSAVGRYAIPILFYAPGSDLIGFDRTTTVQQADILPTVLSLLGYSAPVLAFGNNMFSRQAPHFAVTDYDGTLQLLEDGLVLQHDGNHPLALYDYLNDKELRTNLLKTQAARADSMTCRIEAVIQSFNHRMNTNRLVADK, via the coding sequence ATGAATATTTGTAAGCGGACGATACGAACGAACAGCTGGTGGGCTTTTGCCTATCGTATGGCATTGGCTTATTTCTTTTTCGGTATTGCCCGTGGACTGTTCTACCTCTTCAACTATCGCTTTTTTGCCGACATGACTGCCGAGCAGGTATGGCGTGCATGGATGGGAGGGCTTAGGTTCGACACGGCTTCCGTTTTGTATTTGAATGCCCTTTTTATTCTGTTGAGCTTTCTGCCGTTCAGGTTTCGTACCAAGCGATCCTATCGAATCCTGACCGACTGGACCTTTTTCGTGCCAAATGCTTTGGGGCTGGCGGCAGGTCTGGCCGATTGTATTTACTATCCATACACCTTGAAACGAACATCCTCGACGGTTTTCTCTGAATTCAGCCATGAGGGCGGAGGACTGATATGGCATCTTCTCCTGAATTACTGGTATATGAGCCTGCTGGCTATAGTCCTCGTTGCTGCTATGGTATGGCTGTATCATCGGGTCAAGCCGGTACGCACCTATGCCGAAGCGAAAGACAGCCTGCATTATTATACAATTCACGTTGTAGCCCTCGTTGCTGCTATCGCATTTATCGTATGGGGTATACGAGGAGGCAGTTTTGCCAAGTCGTGGCGTCCTATGACAATGAGCTATGCCAATCTGTCGGTGGACAAAGTGGAACATAGGGCTTTGGTACTGAACACGCCCTACAGCATCATTCGTACCATTGGCAAACAGGGACTGGAGGAAAAGCGTTTTTATGCCTCCGAAAAAAAGTTGGAGCAAGTATTCAATCCCATTCATCATTTGGCGACGGACACGACGGCTCGTTTCGGTCAGCTGCGTGGACGCAACGTGATGGTGATAATCATCGAAAGCTTTGCTCGCCAATACGTGGGACGGCTGAACCAAGACATTCCCGATTACAAAGGATATACACCCTGCTTCGACTCGATTTCACAAAAGGGTTACCTTTTCGAACAGGCTTTTGCCAACGGGCGCAAGAGTATCGATGCCATGCCGTCCATATTAAGCTCGTTGCCTTCCCTCCGCTCACACTTCATTACATCTCACTATTCGGGCAATGAGATTGAAGGATTGGGGATGGCTCTCGGGCGGATCGGTTATCATTCCATTTTCTTACATGGTGCTCCAAACGGATCAATGGGCTTCGATGCTTTTGTCAAACAAGCCGGCTACAAACGTTATTTCGGCAAGACAGAGTATGCCCACGATGAAGATTTCGATGGCGTATGGGGCATCTGGGACGAGCCGTTCTTACTACATGCCGTGGACGAACTCAGCCGTATGAAACAACCTTTCGTAGGTACGCTGTTCACGCTTTCCAGCCATGAGCCTTTCCATATTCCAAGCCATCGCGAAGGTCTTTTTCCCAACGAAGGCGAACCGCTGGTGCAGTGCATCGGATACACAGATCATGCTTTGGGAGAATTTTTCCGGAAAGCAAGCCGGCAAACCTGGTTTGAAAATACGCTCTTCGTTATCACAGCCGACCATGCTTCCGGAGATCTCCGTCCTGAGTACAGAAGTGCCGTTGGACGCTATGCCATACCCATTTTATTCTATGCTCCGGGATCCGATTTGATAGGATTTGATAGGACAACTACCGTACAACAGGCTGATATTCTTCCGACAGTGCTAAGCCTTTTGGGCTATTCTGCTCCTGTTCTGGCTTTCGGGAACAACATGTTTAGCCGGCAAGCTCCGCATTTTGCCGTCACCGATTACGACGGTACGCTTCAGTTACTGGAGGATGGCCTCGTCCTGCAGCACGATGGCAATCATCCTCTTGCTTTGTACGACTATCTTAATGATAAAGAACTTCGTACAAATCTGCTCAAAACACAAGCTGCACGGGCTGACAGTATGACATGTCGAATAGAAGCAGTGATCCAGTCTTTCAATCACCGAATGAATACAAACAGACTCGTTGCCGATAAATAA
- the rfbA gene encoding glucose-1-phosphate thymidylyltransferase RfbA: protein MKGIILAGGSGTRLYPITRGVSKQLLPVYDKPMIYYPLSTLMLAGIRDVLIISTPQDLSMFQRLLGDGRDLGVRLEYAEQPSPDGLAQAFIIGREFVGDDCACLVLGDNIFYGHGFSQMLRSAVADAEKGMATIFGYYVNDPERYGVAEVDATGKVISLEEKPEKPKSNYAVVGLYFYPNDVLDVAADVKPSARGELEITSVNQEFMLRKQLRLQQLGRGFAWLDTGTHESLTDASVFVSVIEKRQGLKIACLEEIAYNNGWLTKEDLARVAEPMKQNQYGKYLLGLIK from the coding sequence ATGAAAGGAATAATCCTTGCCGGAGGATCCGGCACTCGTCTATATCCGATAACTCGGGGTGTGAGCAAACAGCTTCTACCCGTTTATGACAAGCCGATGATTTACTACCCGCTTTCTACGCTTATGCTTGCGGGTATTCGGGATGTCCTGATCATTTCCACGCCGCAGGACTTATCCATGTTCCAACGGCTATTGGGCGATGGCCGTGATCTCGGTGTCCGGTTGGAGTATGCAGAGCAACCCTCTCCCGATGGATTGGCACAGGCTTTCATCATCGGACGTGAGTTTGTAGGAGACGATTGTGCCTGTCTCGTCTTAGGAGATAATATCTTCTACGGGCATGGCTTCAGCCAGATGCTTCGGTCGGCAGTTGCTGATGCGGAAAAGGGTATGGCCACCATTTTCGGCTATTATGTGAATGATCCTGAGCGATACGGTGTAGCGGAAGTGGATGCTACCGGCAAGGTCATCAGCCTGGAAGAAAAACCGGAAAAGCCGAAGAGCAACTACGCAGTAGTGGGACTCTATTTCTATCCCAATGATGTACTTGATGTAGCAGCAGATGTCAAACCATCGGCGCGGGGCGAATTGGAAATAACCTCAGTCAATCAGGAGTTCATGCTTCGCAAGCAGCTCCGTCTCCAACAACTGGGGCGTGGTTTTGCCTGGCTGGATACAGGTACACACGAATCACTGACAGATGCTTCCGTTTTTGTATCGGTCATAGAGAAACGCCAAGGCTTGAAGATCGCCTGCTTGGAGGAGATTGCCTACAATAATGGCTGGCTCACCAAAGAAGATCTGGCTCGTGTGGCTGAACCGATGAAACAGAATCAATACGGAAAGTATCTGCTTGGACTGATCAAATAG
- a CDS encoding 3-deoxy-D-manno-octulosonic acid transferase has translation MRFLFSLIGLAYSSLIKLAVPFNPKARMMVRGRWKVWRQLREGIVPGGRYIWFHAASLGEFEQGRPMIERIRSEYPDYRIVLTFFSPSGYEVRKNYEGADVIVYLPADRLPRVRKFLDLVKPEMAIFIKYDFWPCFLTELERRQIPTYLVSSIFRPSQLFFRWYGGAYKRLLHCFTHIFVQDEASRLLLEKHGIDHVSVAGDTRFDRVISVYEARKSLPLIERFAASVPEDGLVIVGGSSWPPDEEILVRYFNRNPKIKLILAPHEIDKEHLLQIISHIRRPFIRLSEATESDIARQDCLIVDSFGLLSSIYRYGQVAFIGGGFGKGIHNTPEAAVYGIPVIFGPRYEKFKEARELIDVGGGFSVSSAEEFGNLIKRIQTDKAYRDAASYAAADYIRSNAGATEYIVHRIMK, from the coding sequence ATGCGATTCCTTTTCAGCCTGATCGGATTGGCCTATTCCTCGCTGATCAAACTTGCCGTTCCGTTCAATCCCAAAGCCCGCATGATGGTTCGTGGGCGATGGAAGGTGTGGCGTCAGCTGCGTGAGGGCATAGTGCCGGGCGGGCGCTATATATGGTTTCATGCAGCTTCTTTGGGCGAATTCGAGCAGGGGAGACCGATGATAGAACGCATCCGAAGCGAATATCCGGACTATAGGATCGTGCTTACCTTCTTCAGCCCCTCGGGATATGAGGTACGTAAGAATTACGAAGGTGCCGACGTGATCGTGTATTTGCCGGCAGATCGTTTGCCCCGAGTGCGTAAGTTTCTGGATCTGGTCAAGCCCGAGATGGCTATTTTCATCAAATACGACTTCTGGCCCTGTTTCCTGACAGAATTGGAGCGTAGGCAGATACCTACCTATCTGGTTTCATCCATCTTCCGACCGTCACAGCTGTTTTTCCGCTGGTATGGAGGAGCATACAAACGTTTGCTACACTGCTTTACACACATTTTTGTTCAGGACGAGGCTTCACGCCTGCTACTTGAAAAGCATGGGATAGACCATGTATCCGTAGCGGGAGATACGCGCTTCGACCGGGTGATCTCCGTATATGAAGCTCGGAAATCGCTTCCGCTGATAGAGCGTTTTGCTGCTTCCGTGCCGGAAGACGGTTTGGTCATTGTGGGCGGTAGCAGTTGGCCTCCCGACGAAGAGATACTCGTACGCTACTTCAATCGAAATCCCAAGATCAAACTCATATTGGCACCGCACGAAATCGACAAGGAACATTTGCTTCAGATCATATCGCATATACGACGGCCTTTCATACGACTTTCGGAAGCTACGGAAAGCGATATTGCCCGGCAGGATTGTCTGATTGTAGACAGCTTCGGTCTCCTATCCTCCATTTATCGCTACGGTCAAGTAGCTTTTATCGGAGGAGGATTCGGCAAAGGCATTCACAATACACCCGAGGCCGCAGTCTATGGTATACCGGTTATTTTCGGACCACGATATGAGAAATTCAAGGAAGCCCGTGAATTGATAGATGTCGGCGGAGGCTTCTCCGTATCCTCAGCAGAGGAATTTGGCAACCTGATCAAGCGAATACAAACGGACAAGGCCTATAGGGACGCCGCATCCTACGCAGCAGCAGACTACATCAGATCCAATGCCGGTGCAACGGAATACATCGTGCACCGAATCATGAAATAG
- a CDS encoding sulfite exporter TauE/SafE family protein: MLIAGYLASILIGLSLGLIGGGGSILTVPVLVYLMGIDPVLGTAYSLFIVGATSVVGSISYFRRSLVDVRTAVLFGLPSIFAVFLTRAYLVPAIPECVLSPGSFAIDRNMLLMLLFAVLMLTASVSMIRPAKMQEKASQRPPKPKQPRYALILLEGIVVGTLTGLVGAGGSFLIIPALVFLGGLPMKQAIGTSLVIISAKSLLGFLGENNPAGLDWGLLLSVTAFAIIGIFIGMKLSQYIDGDKLKPAFGWFVFVMGLYIILKETILV, encoded by the coding sequence TCGGTGGCGGAGGGAGTATCCTCACCGTTCCCGTACTCGTATATCTGATGGGCATAGACCCTGTCTTGGGCACGGCCTATTCGCTTTTTATCGTGGGAGCTACCAGTGTGGTCGGGAGTATCTCATACTTCCGCCGTTCGCTCGTGGACGTTCGTACTGCAGTGCTTTTCGGTCTGCCATCGATCTTCGCCGTATTCCTGACGAGAGCTTATCTGGTACCGGCGATTCCGGAGTGTGTATTGAGCCCGGGCAGTTTTGCGATCGACCGGAACATGCTCCTGATGCTCTTGTTTGCCGTACTGATGCTTACGGCATCCGTCAGCATGATCAGACCGGCTAAAATGCAGGAGAAAGCATCACAGAGACCCCCCAAGCCGAAACAGCCCCGTTATGCCCTGATCCTCCTTGAGGGAATTGTGGTCGGTACGCTCACAGGGCTTGTCGGTGCCGGAGGAAGCTTCTTGATCATCCCTGCCTTAGTCTTCCTCGGAGGCCTACCGATGAAACAAGCTATCGGCACCTCACTTGTAATCATATCAGCCAAATCGCTCTTGGGATTTCTGGGAGAGAATAATCCGGCAGGTCTCGACTGGGGGCTTCTCCTCTCGGTAACAGCTTTTGCCATCATCGGGATATTCATCGGAATGAAACTCTCCCAATATATTGACGGAGACAAACTCAAGCCGGCATTCGGCTGGTTCGTCTTTGTCATGGGGCTATACATCATTCTCAAAGAGACCATACTCGTATAG